The nucleotide sequence TAGAGCTACGTATGTGAGGGCCCATGGTTAGCTAATACTGGAGTTAGCTAGCTAATGATgaagcaatttttttaaaccacccAACAGCCACATCATAAAACGTTTATAAAGCAGctgggttatttttaaaaatcattcagATTGCGAAAGGTCCCTGGGTCTTGTTAAGACATATAAAGTGAATAGTTATGCAACCCATGACAACATTAAAAAGTTAGCATACTTGCTACAGTCTGAAACGAACTCGATCACAGTGCAAGTTTCGGCGAGTGGACTACTAGCTGCTAACGTTAGCTCAGTGTTGTTTCCCATAGAACTACACTGTCAGTTAAGCTAAGTTAGCAAGACAGCTAGGTCTGGATAGTATTGGGGAGGTTAGGGACAAacaggacatttttattttctgacatGTAAACAGGTACCTGTTAATTATAGAGCCAATAAGCTGAGGAAGCTCCTTTGTTTCAAAAGCAGTATACGAAGCTGATAACAGCGGTCGTACTGCCGCTGTCCATTCGTGTTCCCCATCGCCTCCGCTTGACGCCATCTTGAAATATCATAGAAAAGCTAGCTGTGGCGGAAAGAGGTGTGAAAGTAAATTACAGGGGGCGCTCAACACAATCTGAAAGAACCTCCTCAAAaaatattgatgtttttttttgtttgtttgttttttaaagaaaagtatcATGTAAATCTCTCATAATAGTAAAGtaattttttgtaaacatttaagaggtaatttttttttgctatgtttGTGTAAAACACCCTAGAGATATGAAGaacttttattcaattttatttactgCTTGCCAAAAAATTCATAGTGTACGCATAACAGATACTAATCATAGGTTCCCttatattttagtttatttataatttttattcGTTGGGATTTCATGGTTTTTAGATTTCACACACAATAGattggatgttgttttttttattttaaagtagaaTTTATATAACAATGATTAATAAATCTCACattcaacattttgaaaaaacaatatatattgTATTACTATTAATTACAATATTAATATTTAACTCgattaaatattttacttttcaggTATGTAATTAAGCATGGTcatttaataatgattatactactactactactactactactactaatgataataataataataataataataataataataataataataataataataataataataataataataataataataataataataaagatgcCTGTAGATGGCAGCCATTTGTttgaaagtcaaagaaaaaacgGAAGTGACAACAACTTACTTCCTTTTCTTGCGGAAGCGCACTCAAACTGCTGCTGCAATGGCAAAGCTAATTTTGTTGTTGCTTAAATGTATACTTTTTTGTGGCACTGTTTATGCCGTGTTTGAGGATCAAGTTGGAAAATTTGATTGGTAAAATAAGTTAATACTTCAAAATAAGTATTTGTAATAATCTGTTAAAATGTTCGCTTcgattttctgcttttatgtgCCAATGCTAATGCTAACATCTGTCAGGCATTGCTGCTGCGGCTCGGTGTGGGATTAACTCCTCAAAAGGATGCTTTAATTCCTTGTTTTAAGATTATTGTATTTCTGTAGCTGATTTATTGTCTTGTTTAAATAGACACACCTAATAGCCTAGCAAAAGTGATGTATGTTTTAAAGTATCTGACCATGGCAATGGAAAAAGTAATAGAACCACGAAAGTGGTGCCAAGGACACTTTGTCAGTCAAGGTTGCATTCATATTCATTAGTTCTTATGTGGCATTTAGCCTGAGAAAACTCATCTTGTTgaagatttaatttttaatatcttattcttgTGTTGCACAGGAGGCAGCAGTATGTAGGCAAGGTtcgtttttgtcattttgatgCACATATGCAGTCATCCAAAAAAGTTCTACTAGCAACGGAGAGTAATGTTTTTGCTGCACTTAATACCAGGACAGGGGAAGTCTGTGAGTATTTTACTAGTCTGAAATTGATTAAGCCCATGATCAAAACTGACATGCTGAATGGAAAGACAAATTACTATTACAGTGTGGCGGCATGTGGACAAGACTGGCCCAGAGGGAAATATTGATGCTTTTCTGCAAAATGGGCAAGGTAAAGAAGTTCTATTTCAGAGATTTTAGTGTCTatgatctttaaaaatgtttctaacagTTTTTTGGTTCCTTCCTAGACTCTGTTTTAGTGGTAGGCAATGGCCGCGTCCTGCGTTCCTGGGAGACCAATATTGGTGGTTTAAACTGGGAGGTTGTGCTTGACTCCGGCAGGTGAGTATTTCATTGACAGTCTGTGCAGTTATTGTATTATAtactttgaacctttttttattttttattctattttaagcTTTCAGTCCACTCGTTTAGTAGGACAGCAAGGAACagttaaaaatgttgctgttcTGAAGAAAACTGCCATCTCTCTTCATTACTTGTCTAATGGTCATCAAAAGTGGATTGAGAACCTTCCAGACAGGTAAAATATGATAAACTTACCAATCGGCAAAATTTGCTTCCATACAATCGTATTGTCAGTGACATGAATAAAACTTTTATGTATCTTTATGTTATAGAAACACACATTCTTTAAATACTGCACATTATGAGCATTGAAACTGTTTTGTAACCACCTGTGTTTTTATCTTGACAGTGATACTGTGGATTACCAAACGGTATACTCGGGTGGAAATGGGGAAGTTTATGTATTGGGAGTTGTTCCGCATTCCCACATTGCTGTTGTTGCTTTTAGTGTGGATGATGGAGAGATACTTAAGCAGGTATGATGCATAAAGTTGAAATTAATATAAGTAAAACAAGCCACCCATTGTTTTTACCTAATACTTGTTTTGGTTGCAGAGCTCAGTTGAAGCTCCTTGGCTGTCCAGTATACCAGAAAGCTGTCAAATAGTTGACCAAGAGATGTTGATCTGTGTAGATTCTACGACGATGTCCCTTTACACACTTGACTTAACCTTGCAGTTACAAATGAACCAGATTCCCTTACAggtaaaaaatgtatacatattTCTGCTTTGTGGAATTACTGTCCATTGctctttttcatcatttaatcTCACTTACAAGAAATTTCACACTTTAAGACAATCATATTCTCCATGTGAAATTtggcatttgttttgtttgtctttcctCAGTCTCTGGAACTTGAAGTAGACCCGGACTTTCGTCCATCTTTAGTGTCACACCAGCCTAACCCGGCTAAGCAGCCACTGTCAGAGTTTTTTCTTCAGCTTGGACCTGATCGCTATGTTCTTCTCCAGTTCAACAGTGGGCAGATAGTGATGTTGAGGGATTTCAAACCAGTATGTAACGCTTTCTCCAAACAGCACTTTTCTATTTTGACTTTGAGATTGCAGAATGTGTGCTATTCACCTCGACTCCAGTACTTTAACCCTTTTTAAGCTTGCTTTcttgaaaaatgacattttaaacaataaaacaatttaaagggAGTAAGACTTTGGGGTTGCTcttaaaatgctttcatttgaaGAGCAACCATCTATAATTGAACCAGAAAAATGATAGCCTTTGGAAAATGACATCCCATTCTGCACTGTGCACCACATTGTAAATAAGAAATTGTTCTTAATGTTTTGCCTGGTGAAATAAAAGTTTCTATTTACTGTGTAATAGTCGACCATAAATGTGCACTACTAAGCTTTGAGGACACATTGTGCTCTTAACTGCAGGATGCAATGCTTTTTAGTTcaaattgtttaaatattttttctttcctggtTTAAATATCATTTTAACGAATAGTGTGTTATATGACTACGCTTGACTGGTCCTCTTATGACCAAGGTAGTCATGTAAAATTACTAACTGAAGTCATCCCCCTGtaagtttaagtttaaagtTGCAATTTCTGTAATCAGCTtcatatttatctttatttttaggCCCTGCTTGTTTCGTTTGCAACGACTGGAGAAAAGACTGTTGCTGCTGTCATGTCACCGAAGAATAAAACTGTAAGTTCATGACAATTTAGAGCTTAAATGTTCATTACTGGATTTTGGGACTCAAATATGGAACCTAAAAATCATTAAACTGGTGGGATGAAAAAATCTGTAAGACTTTTTACatcatattatttttttgtgttgaaactGAGAACAGGTACAGTCAGGAGTACGGTAATTTTATGTAAGTGCTGTTGAggtattgtttttaatgtgctaTATTATGTTGCTCCTGCCACACAGGCCTCCACTATTAACCTCTATAATGCTGAAACTGGGCGCAGACTTCTTGACACCACATTGATTTTTACCATGGATCCTAATGGTGGGAAACCAGAGAGGGTGAGTCTGTAGGTCCAAATTGTTTTCTGCCGTGGCCTTAtcatagatttttaaaattagcAGTAACATTTAGATTAAAATACCGGATAAATTAATCAgtccatttgttttatttctgtttttcagctgAATATTCAAGCGTTTCTGAAGAAAGATGATTCTGTTGGCTACAGAGTGATGGTGCAGACCAAAGACCACGCGCTTACTTTCATACAGCAGCCAGGTATAAAGAAAAGCTAAGACAAAGATGACACCAAATATCAAAGAATGTTTTGGATTTGTTTCTACTTTATGTTTTCAATGACATTTAgcaacacaaagacacaaactGATAAATTTGGATTTTCAGAGCATCATGATGACACAGCatctattcattaaaaaaaaagttttttaatgatatttcatGTTGTGCTGgctgaaaaaatgtgttgttggaCTCATcaataaacagttaaaacacATTAACAGTTTTTTATAAAAGCATACATTTAGTCATACTTTTCGTATACTGTATGAAACAAATGTAATAGCAGAAATAGTTCTGGGATTTGGGGTTTTGTGCAACACTTCtacaaaaaaattactttattaCACTTAACTTGACAGTTGATTAGGTTGGTGTTTATCAGAATTTCCAACAAATAAATGTGGAATCAAAGTTAAATCCTGAACAAAATGTACTAATTTCTTCAAGTCAGTTAAATAGGAGCTACCCACTCGTGGAAGTGTGTTAGGACGACTCAATCGTGCAATGAGCCTAACCTTGTGGCATTAATCTAGCCTTACACATAGGTTTTGCTGTCTTGTGCATAGCTAGAATCTTTTTGGATTCAGTTTTGTctcgttttatttttgtattgtttcCCTTTTCAAGTAGATTGATGAGGCAGGGCATGGATAATTAACACCAACGCACATTTTTGGTGTCATTTCTGCCATGGTGCGGCACCAAAGTAGTGCCCTGCTGTTTTAATCACAGCTTTTCACAAGCTAATCTGATGTTTTAAACTGCTTtgttaaaaactgttgtttcctTGAAGAAACTAGCTCAGTGATTGTTTATAGAGTTACATTACATGAGAGTTTTTGTCAGTGGAAGTCTCTCGGATGTTATGATGTCTGCTGCTATTCATTATCTCTTTCCGAAGAGCAAAGTTTTGCCttggttttacattttcacTGATACCACCTCTGAGTCATCAGATGTGCAGCTGACATCAAGCCTTTTTGTTAAATACAGATTCAGGTTTCATGATGTATTCAAAGCTGTATCCTTCCCACCCTCATGAAAATAGGAAATGTATAGGAAATGCCATCAGTGTGTTGTTGCTAAGAAGTGataacaaaaagcagatttttcttGCAGAGTGTGGAAAGTTGTAATGGTCAGTTGCAGAACAATAATAAGTGTTCTTTCAGGGCGTGTATTGTGGACCAGAGAGGAGGCCCTATCAGACGTGTTGACCATGGAAATGGTGGATTTGCCCCTCACTGGAACGCAGGCAGAACTGGAGGGAGAGTTTGGCAAAAAGACCGGTAAATGTCTAACCAAAGCTTACTCTTTATCCTTATGATGTCACACGGTTTAGTTATTGTTTCCACATTTAGCGTTTGCTGTCTTTTAACCACTTTATGCCGTATGTTGTTAATTCTCAGCACACCCTTTATTTTAAGGCTtcccttaatttagcatcacaagaacaggaaaaaatgtggaagaatattttctttttatagttGGAAATAAAGTCAGGCATTAAGGGGTTAACTTTAGTGTATTTCACAAGTCTAATACTACAAAAGAAATCCTAGAAATATGTCAAACAttcttacattatttttttctgtcttaccaagaattccacttttttaagaaaaaaattccagttactaaaacatattttcttaaactaagattgttgttgaaaagcttttattgagattatttttcttgtaagacagaaaataagacatttttcctTGAAACATGGAAACTACTACTACTTTATCAAGATTAAGTTTTTTGCAGTGCAGGTttttaagaaggaaaaaaatgatttaattgcGTCATTTATCAGTTAAGTTTTCTGAAATATTACTGCAAGCCAATATTGGGTGTCTTTGGTAAATGAATCAAAGTGGTTTTTGAAAGTTTCATTATCTTCTAATTTCGTTCTGTTTTCATTGCTGCAAACGGATTCAGCCATTCAAGGTAAAGTAGTTCTCTGAAATCAAACTGCCTGTTGTGATGTCCCATCACTTTTGCTTGACAGAAACCTTTCCTAACATGGACTGAGCTTGTGTTGTGAACACAAGCAGAGCCTTTCTTGTCTTGTGATTTTCTTGTCTGTTTGCTGTATTCCATGTTTCTGAACTGTGCCACAGACGTTCCCGCTGAATGACATTTGTGCTCCTTCTGTTGTTTGTCCAGATGGGTTGATGTCCATGGTGTTTAAGAGGCTCTCCTCTCAGCTCATCCTGCTACAGGCATGGATCGCTCACCTCTGGAAGCTGTTCTACGATGCCCGCAAGCCCCGCAGTCAAGTCAAAAACGACATCAGCATGGAGAACTTGTCCAGAGATGAGTTCAACTTGCAGAAGATGATGGTTATGGTTACAGCGTCTGGGAAGGTAGAAGCCAAAGTTTTCAAACTGACTCAATCATtctatgctgtttttttactgtGGTGAAAGACTCTGGTCAAACTACCtagatcttttttatttagtctGAGCTCAggcaaggctaaagtgaagggAAACACTATAAAAtccattcaaatcattgttaaatcattggattattattattattatttataattatgttgtttatttgtaagcTCTTTGGGATTGACAGCAAGACTGGAGGAATTTTATGGAAACATTACCTTGAAAACATCCCGTCCAACGCTGGCTTCAAACTAATGGTGCAACGGACCACTGCACACTTCCCTCATCCCCCACAATGCACTCTGCTAATCAAAGACAAGGTATTTTACACAGCAGCTGGCCTTCTTTGATTGTTCTCCCCTGCTtgtacatttttaactttttgagttttattcttctttttctgtgcgTGCGCTTCACTTTTTAAGGACACAGGCCTGGCCTCACTGCATGTGTTTAACCCAATATTTGGAAAGATGAGTCATGTCACTCCACCTGCTCTACCTCAGCCCATACTTCAGTCACTCATGCTGCCGTTCATGGACCAGGATTATGCTAAAGTCTTGCTTCTCATTGATGACCAGTACAAGGTCAGTAACTGCAGTTTTCTTGGGAAACCAGATTAATAATGTCTTCcaactttttgttattttcttactTGTCTTATACCCtcaaatcaattgtttttcGCCCTGTTTGTTGCTGTGGTACTTCAGGTGTCTGCCTTCCCATCCACCAAGTAcgtgctgcagcagctccaggagATGGCCCCTACtatattcttttttcttgttgacTCCAGTCAAGGAAGACTTTCAGGTTACAGGCTAAGAACAGTGAGTCAAACGTGTATTTCTCTATTTTCCCACACAATTAGTCACAAGAGAATACTAATTCAtaattgtgtgtgtgatttTCTATTTTCAGGACCTGTCAACTGAGCAGATCTGGGAGGTCATCCTTCCAACAGAGATACAGAAGATTGTTTCTGTCAAAGGGAAAAGGCCGAACGAGCATGTGCATTCTCAGGGAAGAGTGATGGGAGATCGAAGTGTCCTCTACAAGGTACAGAAACCTccctttgtttttatgtgtgcaGGATTTTATGGCCCATGTTTTACTCTGCATCCTATTACAGAGGAATGATGATGTTGGTAACATCTTTTTAGATGAGCTtcgtagaatttttttttttaaaaagtaaaaataaggaAATCTTTTAGGTTCTCATCTCTAAagaatgactcaaaattaacccGTAGGGTCTATACATTTGTCAAATCCTTAGTCTGATTTCTATTATGATCACCTTAGTAATGACTGTCAGGGATCTTCAGGTGTCATAAATGCTTGATatctgcttttttaaaagatgttaaATATTTATCTGCTTTTAGTACCTGAACCCTAATCTACTGGCCGTGGTGACTGAGAGTACAGATTTGCATCAGGAGCGCAGCTTTGTGGGGATCATGCTGATTGATGGCGTAACTGGTCGCATCATCCATGAGGCTGTTCAGCGAAAAGCCAGAGGACCGGTGCATGTTGTGCATTCGGAAAACTGGGTTGTGGTAAGTCCGGCTGATATTACCAAGAGCAGAATAAATCACAATCTCTGTTTCATCATCAAAAAGTGTTTTGAACTGTAGAGGAGAAGACATGGACTTACTGAGATTGTCTCCACAGTATGAATATTGGAGCACCAAATCCCGCAGGAACGAGTTCTCTGTGATTGAACTCTATGAAGGAATGGAGCTCTACAACAGCACTGCGTTCAGCTCACTCGACCGGCCACTTGTTCCTCAGGTGCTTCAGCAGTCCTACATTTTCCCCTCTTCCATCTCTACAATGGAGGCCACCCTGACTGAGAAAGGCATCACAAGTCGCCATCTCCTCAGTAAGCTCCCACTGCTTATGGTGAAGTCTCTGAATTCCCCTGAAAATGGTCCAGTTGTTATTAAGTGAAGGTCTCTAAAGTAAAacccataaataaaaagaaaatttggaaTTTATGTTTCCCTCCAGTTGTAacaagttcctttcactggTTTTGTCATAGTTGGTTTACCTTCTGGAGGGATTGTGTCTCTGCCAAAAATGTTCCTCGACCCACGCAGGCCAGAAATGGCATCGGAGCAAAGCCGGTAAGACTTTCAGTCAAGCTTGATGTaccacaaacgcacacacagttCATCCTTGTCTGACCTGTTCACTTCATTTCCAGTGAGGAAAACCTGATCCCGTACGCTCCAGAGCTGATGATCCGTACGGAGTGGTTCATCAACTACAATCAGACAATATCGCGAGTGAGAGGCATTTACACCGCTCCCTCTGGACTAGAGTCAACCTGCCTGGTGAGTTCAGTGTTTGGGGgttgaccattgactgtattgaCGAGAACTAAACTCattgactcctcccccctcgcattccaaacaggaagaactctctggcttcaagaagccaaaatcccatcgacctcaattaaaaaaataaacagccattactctgtcattctatttatcagattaaacattcttgctctgctaccttttctTCACATGTTCTTGCCAATCATAATTTTTtgtcattatatttttttctgtattaaagTTAGAACCTGACCAATCGGCTGCCTCAATTAAAGCATGTGGGGCCCGCTGGCCCAAACGTTGACAGTTTGAAACTTTTCATTGCgctcgctttcaagtggtagcaGTGTGAACTTCCAACTAGTGGAgccagttattaaaaaaaaacatttgtggtacaagcaccaaatttggcatgtaTGTACCTTAGAATCCCttctttcagaaaatgtttgtcgcaagaaaatccaagatttaaaaatgtattcaatatACATGTAATGTAGTATTTCTGTACGTACCCCTTAAGTTTCAAGAGTGCATTTCGTACACAAACAGCCCATATTGTTGAGACTGGAGcaacattaaatatttttgtaacaattgaGTATATGCTGTTGCTCTTTACAAATGGCCgccattttggattttcttcGAGGCTAACATGCTTGTCTCAAAGAGGGGATCCTTAGGCACATCTGTGCCAAATTTGTGGTATTTAccacaaaatacacaatttgTCTAAGAAATATCCGCTAAACAAACTGattcctgattggagagagcggttgccatagaaatgctgACTCGGACCGACttgaaccaatcactgcttaccgatgtcatctggctccaacatggcgattttgttggagctggaagtaagccattttccaTGGGGGATGCCACActctcactccagttctctgatatcagggctggccaacccttGTCCTCAGCCAGCTTACTGCCGATTAGTAATTCTCAATTAATTCCACATCCTGATTTACTtactgaacacacctggttcATGTTGTCAGGATGAAGTAGTCCaaagagagctggaaaacaggctgGGTTAAGGCCACCTTTCTCTTATGCAGTCAATGGTGTCAACTTCAGGACTGACCTGCAGtttcaaaaaatcttttcttgGTTGCAGCTtgttctttccttctttttgaaCACAAACTCTTGTCATTGTTATTATTCTCACACCTCAACTAGAACAAACCTAAAGAgaacactattttttttctcccttttacaGGTGGTGGCATACGGTCTTGACATCTACCAGACACGAGTGTACCCCTCCAAACAGTTTGATGTGCTAAAAGACGACTATGACTACATGCTGATCAGCAGCGTTCTCCTCGCCCTGTTCTTTGCCACGATGATCAGCAAACGCCTGGCAGAAGTCAAACTGCTCAATCGGGCCTGGCGTTAATGTGAACGACCCATTTGCACACCTCACAGCCCCCCATGGCTGCAAGAAGGACCTCTGTCCGTGGAGATGAGCCTGCAGAGGTCACGCCTGCAACAACAGCACAGGCCAAAGTTTAATGAGGCTTAGAAAGAACGGCGAGGCAGGAGGGGAGGAGGTTAAAGATGGCAGGCATTAGTaaaatttttgtgtgtttttttttgttttttaacttattttgcaaaaaaaagaacttagAATTGAATTTCTTGTGTGCCACATCATTTTTaacatataaatataaaaaaacaaatttgatttatgaaatttagaaataaattcttatagataaaaaaacaacttatttttacttttccaagattaaaggaaattttaaaaCCTCTGATAACATCTGAAGCAATTAACAGTTAAAATAAGACAATTTAATAAATGTGAGTGATAAGTTGTATAAATACTATATTTGAATAGTTCTGTCACATTGGGTCGATGGCAAATAATCTGTGAAGCACGTAATGAAAATGTAGCATGGTGAAGAAAGCATTGATTTTCTTACTATAGGCTCTGTTAATCATCACATTCtacaacatgaaaaaacaagaagcagctgtttgttttttgcagttttaaatcaataaagtttttttttcagagctaCAGTCTTATTTTTGACTTTTCCAAAAGCAAATCCCACAATCTTTAAATGTGTGGCAGTTCTCAAGTAACTAACATCAAAACTTCCATGTGTTATCCCATTTTGTGATGGAAAAATAATGCCAGGAGTAAAAGGAATAAgttatttatttctataaatagatcaaaaacatttttacagtagCCACTTCAGACAAATGATTTTTTGAAGTCTTCGTTCGGGCATAATGAAAAGCAC is from Oryzias latipes chromosome 7, ASM223467v1 and encodes:
- the emc1 gene encoding ER membrane protein complex subunit 1 isoform X2, whose protein sequence is MAKLILLLLKCILFCGTVYAVFEDQVGKFDWRQQYVGKVRFCHFDAHMQSSKKVLLATESNVFAALNTRTGEVLWRHVDKTGPEGNIDAFLQNGQDSVLVVGNGRVLRSWETNIGGLNWEVVLDSGSFQSTRLVGQQGTVKNVAVLKKTAISLHYLSNGHQKWIENLPDSDTVDYQTVYSGGNGEVYVLGVVPHSHIAVVAFSVDDGEILKQSSVEAPWLSSIPESCQIVDQEMLICVDSTTMSLYTLDLTLQLQMNQIPLQSLELEVDPDFRPSLVSHQPNPAKQPLSEFFLQLGPDRYVLLQFNSGQIVMLRDFKPALLVSFATTGEKTVAAVMSPKNKTASTINLYNAETGRRLLDTTLIFTMDPNGGKPERLNIQAFLKKDDSVGYRVMVQTKDHALTFIQQPGRVLWTREEALSDVLTMEMVDLPLTGTQAELEGEFGKKTDGLMSMVFKRLSSQLILLQAWIAHLWKLFYDARKPRSQVKNDISMENLSRDEFNLQKMMVMVTASGKLFGIDSKTGGILWKHYLENIPSNAGFKLMVQRTTAHFPHPPQCTLLIKDKDTGLASLHVFNPIFGKMSHVTPPALPQPILQSLMLPFMDQDYAKVLLLIDDQYKVSAFPSTKYVLQQLQEMAPTIFFFLVDSSQGRLSGYRLRTDLSTEQIWEVILPTEIQKIVSVKGKRPNEHVHSQGRVMGDRSVLYKYLNPNLLAVVTESTDLHQERSFVGIMLIDGVTGRIIHEAVQRKARGPVHVVHSENWVVYEYWSTKSRRNEFSVIELYEGMELYNSTAFSSLDRPLVPQVLQQSYIFPSSISTMEATLTEKGITSRHLLIGLPSGGIVSLPKMFLDPRRPEMASEQSREENLIPYAPELMIRTEWFINYNQTISRVRGIYTAPSGLESTCLVVAYGLDIYQTRVYPSKQFDVLKDDYDYMLISSVLLALFFATMISKRLAEVKLLNRAWR
- the emc1 gene encoding ER membrane protein complex subunit 1 isoform X1 → MAKLILLLLKCILFCGTVYAVFEDQVGKFDWRQQYVGKVRFCHFDAHMQSSKKVLLATESNVFAALNTRTGEVLWRHVDKTGPEGNIDAFLQNGQDSVLVVGNGRVLRSWETNIGGLNWEVVLDSGSFQSTRLVGQQGTVKNVAVLKKTAISLHYLSNGHQKWIENLPDSDTVDYQTVYSGGNGEVYVLGVVPHSHIAVVAFSVDDGEILKQSSVEAPWLSSIPESCQIVDQEMLICVDSTTMSLYTLDLTLQLQMNQIPLQSLELEVDPDFRPSLVSHQPNPAKQPLSEFFLQLGPDRYVLLQFNSGQIVMLRDFKPALLVSFATTGEKTVAAVMSPKNKTASTINLYNAETGRRLLDTTLIFTMDPNGGKPERLNIQAFLKKDDSVGYRVMVQTKDHALTFIQQPGRVLWTREEALSDVLTMEMVDLPLTGTQAELEGEFGKKTAIQDGLMSMVFKRLSSQLILLQAWIAHLWKLFYDARKPRSQVKNDISMENLSRDEFNLQKMMVMVTASGKLFGIDSKTGGILWKHYLENIPSNAGFKLMVQRTTAHFPHPPQCTLLIKDKDTGLASLHVFNPIFGKMSHVTPPALPQPILQSLMLPFMDQDYAKVLLLIDDQYKVSAFPSTKYVLQQLQEMAPTIFFFLVDSSQGRLSGYRLRTDLSTEQIWEVILPTEIQKIVSVKGKRPNEHVHSQGRVMGDRSVLYKYLNPNLLAVVTESTDLHQERSFVGIMLIDGVTGRIIHEAVQRKARGPVHVVHSENWVVYEYWSTKSRRNEFSVIELYEGMELYNSTAFSSLDRPLVPQVLQQSYIFPSSISTMEATLTEKGITSRHLLIGLPSGGIVSLPKMFLDPRRPEMASEQSREENLIPYAPELMIRTEWFINYNQTISRVRGIYTAPSGLESTCLVVAYGLDIYQTRVYPSKQFDVLKDDYDYMLISSVLLALFFATMISKRLAEVKLLNRAWR